The following proteins come from a genomic window of Corallococcus sp. NCRR:
- the ggt gene encoding gamma-glutamyltransferase — MGAVGRKSFRALGLAVLLVATQAGAARPYRGGAVATAYPPASEAALQMLDKGGNAVDAAVAAAFAAAVVGPYHSGVGGGGFALVHDAKSGGTQVLDFREVAPKGASRDMYLKDGALVPGLSTDGALSVAVPGAVAGYLELLSKHGKLKPAVVLAPAIRLAKQGFWVTPKYQQMAKGRVQCLSRDAEAARIFLVPNAQGTPDVPPVGHLIKQPDLARTLERIAKGGAKAFYAGPVAQAVVKTVRDAGGLLTQEDLTNYRTRPATPLETTYRGHRILTMPPPSAGGLAVVQVLGMLQQLRPQGVPYRDPESLHLYVEAVRRAYVDRAKYLGDPAFVQVPLERLTSPGHIADLAGGIDPKKATPSASLLAPLKGGPASTLSKDAQPLTPEPEKKNTTHISVIDKDGNAVAMTTTVNYSFGSCLVAKGTGVLLNDEMDDFAAQPGVPNAYGLVTGEPNAIQPGKVPLSSMSPTLVFSKEDPKRVMLAVGSPGGSTIPTTVIQAISNVLDHGMDVTRAVGEGRLHHQYLPDELWVDKWGLEPATLSTLEAKGHKIRRVDAWGDAEAVYSDPSTHLRYSSSDPRNEGAATGQD; from the coding sequence ATGGGAGCCGTGGGACGGAAGTCGTTCCGCGCGCTGGGACTCGCGGTGTTGCTGGTGGCGACTCAGGCGGGTGCGGCACGTCCCTACCGGGGAGGTGCGGTGGCCACGGCGTATCCGCCCGCGAGCGAGGCCGCGCTCCAGATGTTGGACAAGGGCGGCAACGCGGTGGACGCGGCGGTGGCGGCGGCGTTCGCGGCGGCGGTGGTGGGCCCCTACCACTCCGGCGTGGGCGGCGGCGGGTTCGCGCTGGTGCATGACGCGAAGTCGGGCGGCACGCAGGTGCTGGACTTCCGGGAGGTGGCTCCGAAGGGCGCCTCCCGCGACATGTACCTGAAGGACGGCGCGCTGGTGCCGGGGCTGTCCACGGACGGCGCCCTGAGCGTGGCGGTGCCGGGCGCGGTGGCGGGCTACCTGGAGCTCTTGTCCAAGCACGGCAAGCTCAAGCCCGCGGTGGTGCTGGCCCCGGCCATCCGGCTGGCGAAGCAGGGCTTCTGGGTGACGCCCAAGTACCAGCAGATGGCGAAGGGCCGCGTGCAGTGCCTGAGCCGGGACGCGGAGGCCGCGCGCATCTTCCTCGTGCCCAACGCGCAGGGCACGCCGGACGTGCCGCCGGTGGGGCACCTCATCAAACAGCCAGACCTGGCGCGCACGCTGGAGCGCATCGCCAAGGGGGGCGCGAAGGCCTTCTACGCGGGCCCGGTGGCGCAGGCGGTGGTGAAGACGGTGCGGGACGCGGGCGGGCTGCTCACGCAGGAGGACCTGACGAACTACCGCACGCGCCCGGCCACGCCGCTGGAGACCACCTACCGCGGGCACCGCATCCTCACCATGCCGCCGCCCAGCGCGGGCGGGCTGGCGGTGGTGCAGGTGCTGGGCATGCTCCAGCAGCTGCGGCCGCAGGGCGTGCCGTACCGCGACCCGGAGTCGCTCCACCTCTACGTGGAGGCCGTGCGGCGCGCGTACGTGGACCGCGCGAAGTACCTGGGCGACCCGGCCTTCGTGCAGGTGCCGCTGGAGCGGCTGACGTCGCCCGGCCACATCGCGGACCTGGCGGGCGGCATCGACCCGAAGAAGGCCACGCCCAGCGCGTCGCTGCTGGCGCCGCTGAAGGGCGGCCCGGCGTCCACGCTGAGCAAGGACGCGCAGCCCCTCACGCCGGAGCCGGAGAAGAAGAACACCACGCACATCTCCGTCATCGACAAGGACGGCAACGCGGTGGCCATGACGACCACCGTCAACTACAGCTTCGGCTCGTGCCTGGTGGCGAAGGGCACCGGCGTGCTCCTCAACGACGAGATGGACGACTTCGCCGCGCAGCCGGGCGTGCCCAACGCGTACGGGCTCGTCACGGGGGAGCCCAACGCCATCCAGCCCGGCAAGGTGCCCCTGTCCTCCATGTCGCCCACGCTGGTGTTCTCCAAGGAGGACCCCAAGCGGGTGATGCTGGCGGTGGGCAGCCCCGGCGGCTCCACCATCCCCACCACCGTCATCCAGGCCATCAGCAACGTGCTGGACCACGGCATGGACGTGACGCGCGCGGTGGGCGAGGGCCGGCTGCACCACCAGTACCTCCCGGACGAGCTGTGGGTGGACAAATGGGGGCTGGAGCCGGCGACGCTGTCCACGCTGGAGGCGAAGGGCCACAAGATTCGCCGGGTGGACGCATGGGGCGACGCGGAGGCCGTCTACAGCGACCCGAGCACCCACCTGCGCTATTCCTCCAGTGACCCGCGCAATGAGGGCGCCGCGACGGGCCAGGACTGA
- the glmU gene encoding bifunctional UDP-N-acetylglucosamine diphosphorylase/glucosamine-1-phosphate N-acetyltransferase GlmU produces the protein MTALAAVVLCAGKGTRMKSEKAKVLHPILGRPLCAYPLKRALELGATHVVPVVGHQASEVEKSIRAHFPDAPLRFALQKEQKGTADAVKAAEDALKGHDGRVLILYGDVPLLRKETLQALLAAHDAAGGVLALVSTTLEDPTGYGRVIREGGKVARIVEHKDCTPEQRAVKECNAGIYSVDAAFLWKALAEIKPVNAQGEYYLTDLVEMAAKVGPVGAVDADATETAGVNDKVELAARARVLQQRINEAHMRAGVSIQDPATAYIEEGITIGTDTEVGPSVSLMAGTVIGKGVIIGQGSVLTASHVADGTHIKPYSVLEEARVGERCIIGPFSRLRPATELAEEVHLGNFVETKKARIGKGSKANHLTYLGDANIGAGCNIGAGTITCNYDGVNKHLTELGDGVFIGSDSQLVAPVKVGDGGYVGAGTTVTKNVPPGSLAVSRAPQVVKEGWVAAKKARQVKVKAG, from the coding sequence ATGACAGCTCTGGCGGCGGTTGTGCTGTGCGCGGGCAAGGGCACGCGGATGAAGTCGGAGAAGGCCAAGGTCCTTCACCCCATCCTCGGCCGTCCCCTCTGCGCCTATCCCTTGAAGCGGGCCCTGGAACTGGGCGCCACGCACGTGGTGCCGGTGGTGGGCCACCAGGCTTCGGAGGTGGAGAAGTCCATCCGCGCCCACTTCCCGGACGCGCCCCTGCGCTTCGCGCTCCAGAAGGAGCAGAAGGGCACCGCGGACGCGGTGAAGGCCGCGGAAGACGCGCTGAAGGGCCACGACGGCCGCGTGCTCATCCTCTACGGAGACGTGCCGCTCTTGCGCAAGGAGACGCTCCAGGCGCTGCTCGCCGCGCATGACGCCGCGGGCGGAGTGCTGGCGCTGGTGTCCACCACGCTGGAGGACCCCACCGGCTACGGCCGCGTCATCCGCGAGGGCGGCAAGGTCGCGCGCATCGTGGAGCACAAGGACTGCACCCCGGAGCAGCGCGCGGTGAAGGAGTGCAACGCGGGCATCTACTCCGTGGACGCGGCCTTCCTCTGGAAGGCGCTGGCCGAAATCAAGCCCGTCAACGCGCAGGGCGAGTACTACCTCACCGACCTGGTGGAGATGGCCGCGAAGGTGGGCCCCGTGGGCGCGGTGGACGCGGACGCCACGGAGACCGCGGGCGTGAACGACAAGGTGGAGCTGGCGGCGCGCGCCCGCGTCCTCCAGCAGCGCATCAACGAAGCCCACATGCGCGCGGGTGTGTCCATCCAGGACCCCGCCACCGCGTACATCGAAGAGGGCATCACCATTGGTACTGATACGGAAGTAGGCCCCAGCGTCTCGCTGATGGCCGGCACCGTCATCGGCAAGGGCGTCATCATCGGCCAGGGCAGCGTGCTCACGGCCTCCCACGTGGCGGATGGCACCCACATCAAGCCCTACTCCGTGCTGGAGGAGGCGCGTGTGGGCGAGCGCTGCATCATCGGCCCGTTCTCCCGGCTGCGCCCCGCCACGGAGTTGGCAGAGGAAGTGCATCTGGGGAACTTCGTGGAGACGAAGAAGGCCCGCATCGGCAAGGGCAGCAAGGCCAACCACCTGACTTACCTGGGCGACGCGAACATCGGCGCGGGCTGCAACATCGGCGCGGGCACCATCACCTGTAACTATGACGGGGTGAACAAGCACCTGACTGAACTGGGCGATGGCGTCTTCATCGGCTCGGACAGCCAGCTGGTGGCGCCGGTGAAGGTGGGGGACGGCGGGTATGTCGGCGCGGGCACCACGGTGACGAAAAATGTGCCTCCTGGGAGCCTCGCTGTGTCCCGCGCGCCACAGGTCGTGAAGGAGGGGTGGGTGGCGGCGAAGAAGGCACGGCAGGTGAAGGTGAAGGCTGGTTAG
- a CDS encoding amidohydrolase family protein, producing MTVRQEPPGAHAHPGHEDADAPAPCLASSPAATWREQGIQMPMPALADEEGPRVDPGLPPVVDAHVHLFPDRVFEAVWRWFDRYGWPIRYKLHTPGVLSFLLSRGVERVVALHYAHKPGMARALNAFMAEVAKAEPRVIGLGTVFPGEPGAVAILEEAFALGLRGVKLHCHVQAFAPDAPPLHELYEACARAGKPLVMHSGREPSSSQYPVDPYQLCAAERVERVLKDHPTLKLCVPHLGADEFDAYARLLERHDTLWLDTTMAVGGYFPVPLPRKALEVRPGRILYGTDFPNIPYAWDRELRALAGLGLDEAALAGVLGGNTLSLYGEC from the coding sequence ATGACGGTCCGCCAGGAGCCTCCTGGAGCGCACGCCCACCCCGGACACGAGGACGCCGACGCGCCAGCGCCGTGCCTGGCGTCCTCGCCGGCCGCGACCTGGCGGGAGCAGGGCATCCAGATGCCCATGCCCGCGCTGGCGGACGAGGAGGGGCCCCGCGTGGACCCCGGCCTGCCGCCCGTCGTGGACGCGCACGTGCACCTGTTCCCCGATCGCGTTTTTGAAGCCGTGTGGCGCTGGTTCGATCGCTACGGCTGGCCCATCCGCTACAAACTGCACACCCCGGGCGTGCTGTCGTTCCTCCTGTCCCGGGGCGTCGAGCGCGTGGTCGCCCTGCACTACGCCCACAAGCCGGGCATGGCGCGCGCGCTCAACGCCTTCATGGCGGAGGTGGCGAAGGCCGAGCCCCGCGTCATCGGGCTCGGCACCGTGTTCCCGGGCGAGCCCGGGGCCGTCGCCATCCTGGAGGAGGCGTTCGCCCTGGGGCTGAGGGGCGTGAAGCTGCACTGCCACGTCCAGGCCTTCGCCCCGGACGCGCCCCCGTTGCACGAGCTCTATGAAGCGTGCGCGCGGGCGGGCAAGCCGCTCGTGATGCACTCGGGGCGGGAGCCGTCCAGCTCCCAGTATCCGGTGGATCCGTACCAGCTCTGCGCCGCGGAGCGGGTGGAGCGCGTGCTGAAGGATCATCCCACGCTCAAGCTGTGCGTGCCGCACCTGGGAGCCGACGAGTTCGACGCGTACGCGCGCCTCCTGGAGCGCCACGACACGCTCTGGCTGGACACGACCATGGCGGTGGGCGGCTACTTCCCCGTGCCCCTCCCCCGGAAGGCGCTGGAGGTCCGCCCCGGGCGCATCCTCTATGGGACGGACTTCCCCAACATCCCCTATGCGTGGGACCGGGAGCTGCGGGCGCTGGCGGGGCTGGGGCTGGACGAGGCCGCGCTCGCGGGGGTGCTGGGCGGTAACACGCTGTCGCTGTATGGGGAATGTTGA
- a CDS encoding anti-sigma factor family protein, producing MSCSYEEDLTAWVDGELPPPHRARMEAHLGTCVECQATERLLRLTVARMAELPAFTPSPSARRELLARVDALPPTWRERFAHLLRPGVLVPSAGVAAAVALTLLVAGRTRVEAPALEEWDPGALEVAANLELVEDYEVLGLDSSEDLEVVENLHELGVP from the coding sequence ATGAGCTGTTCCTACGAAGAAGACCTGACGGCCTGGGTGGACGGGGAGTTGCCGCCCCCGCACCGCGCGCGCATGGAGGCCCACCTGGGCACCTGCGTGGAGTGCCAGGCGACGGAAAGGCTCCTGCGCCTCACGGTGGCGCGGATGGCGGAGCTGCCCGCCTTCACGCCCTCCCCATCCGCCCGGCGCGAGCTGCTGGCCCGGGTGGACGCGCTGCCGCCCACCTGGCGCGAGCGGTTCGCGCACCTCTTGAGGCCCGGCGTGCTCGTGCCCTCCGCGGGCGTGGCCGCCGCGGTGGCGCTGACGCTGCTCGTGGCCGGGCGCACGCGCGTGGAGGCGCCCGCGCTGGAGGAGTGGGACCCGGGCGCGCTGGAGGTGGCGGCGAACCTGGAGCTGGTCGAGGACTACGAAGTGCTGGGGCTGGACAGCTCCGAAGACCTGGAGGTCGTCGAGAACCTCCACGAACTGGGGGTGCCGTGA
- the recA gene encoding recombinase RecA yields MAVNQEKEKAIELALAAVERQFGKGSIMRLGNDEPMMKDVQAISTGSTSLDIALGVGGVPRGRIIEIFGPESSGKTTLCLHIVAEAQKKGGVCGYIDAEHAMDVGYARKLGVRTDDLLLSQPDTGEQGLEIAEMLVRSGAIDVLVVDSVAALVPKAELEGEMGDAHMGVQARLMSQALRKLTGTISKSQTCVIFINQIRMKIGVMFGNPETTTGGNALKFYASQRMDIRRVGAIKNGENVVGSRTRVKVVKNKVAPPFKEVEFDIMYGAGISKEGDLIDLASNENIIEKSGSWFSFKGERIGQGRENAKEYLREHPETYKEVESLVLEKYGIGKTAGAAAPAAEASEPAEGEKRPRVKAVK; encoded by the coding sequence ATGGCCGTGAATCAGGAGAAGGAAAAGGCGATCGAGCTGGCGCTGGCGGCGGTGGAGCGTCAGTTCGGCAAGGGGTCCATCATGCGGCTCGGCAACGACGAGCCCATGATGAAGGACGTCCAGGCCATTTCGACGGGGTCCACTTCGCTCGACATCGCCCTGGGCGTGGGCGGCGTGCCGCGCGGGCGCATTATCGAAATCTTCGGGCCGGAGTCCTCCGGCAAGACGACGCTGTGTCTCCACATCGTCGCGGAGGCGCAGAAGAAGGGCGGCGTGTGCGGCTACATCGACGCGGAGCACGCCATGGACGTGGGCTACGCGCGCAAGCTGGGCGTGCGCACCGACGACCTGCTCCTGTCCCAGCCGGACACCGGTGAGCAGGGCCTGGAAATCGCGGAGATGCTCGTGCGCTCCGGCGCCATCGACGTGCTGGTGGTGGACTCGGTGGCCGCGCTCGTGCCGAAGGCGGAACTGGAAGGCGAGATGGGCGACGCGCACATGGGCGTGCAGGCCCGCCTCATGAGCCAGGCGCTGCGCAAGCTCACGGGCACCATCTCCAAGAGCCAGACGTGCGTCATCTTCATCAACCAGATCCGCATGAAGATTGGCGTGATGTTCGGCAACCCTGAGACGACGACGGGCGGCAACGCGCTGAAGTTCTACGCGTCGCAGCGCATGGACATCCGCCGCGTGGGCGCCATCAAGAACGGCGAGAACGTGGTGGGCAGCCGCACCCGCGTGAAGGTCGTGAAGAACAAGGTGGCGCCGCCGTTCAAGGAAGTCGAATTCGACATCATGTACGGCGCGGGCATCTCGAAGGAGGGCGACCTCATCGACCTGGCCTCCAACGAGAACATCATCGAGAAGAGCGGCAGCTGGTTCTCCTTCAAGGGAGAGCGCATCGGCCAGGGCCGGGAGAACGCGAAGGAGTACCTGCGCGAGCACCCGGAGACCTACAAGGAGGTCGAGAGCCTGGTGCTGGAGAAGTACGGCATTGGCAAGACGGCCGGTGCGGCGGCCCCCGCGGCGGAAGCAAGCGAGCCGGCGGAAGGCGAGAAGCGCCCGCGCGTGAAGGCCGTGAAGTAG
- the glmS gene encoding glutamine--fructose-6-phosphate transaminase (isomerizing) — MCGIVGYVGDKESAPILVSGLKKLEYRGYDSAGVAVVGGNQLNVVRATGKLRNLENRVVQDLPRGTTGIGHTRWATHGRPSDENAHPHTYKNVAVVHNGIIENHLALKAELRARGHVFSSETDSEVFAHLISAEVERGVDLPDAVRAAIKQVKGTYGLVVVCSNDPGRIVCTKDASPMVLGLGQGQNFIASDVPALLEHTRDFVYMEEGDLAVVTAAKVDIFNREGKLVNRPTRRIDWTPMMAEKGGYKHFMHKEIHEQPRAIADTLRGRMLLTEGDVHFETWNLTQEQVQTFTKVTILACGTSWHSGVAGKHMIESLARLPVEVELASEFRYRDPIVEKSHLVIAISQSGETADTLAAFKEAKRLGAHTMAICNVIGSAMTREANLHVLTNAGPEIGVASTKAFTTQLVTLYLLAVKLGRMRGTLSVEGAQEHLTHLTQVPKMIEEVLKCEPQVKRVAREFMNAQDFLFLGRGPMHPVALEGALKLKEISYIHAEGYAGGEMKHGPIALIDEKMPVVVIAPKQPHIAYEKIIGNIEEVRARGGKVIAILDEDDNQADTLADHVIRIPAACALLAPVVATIPLQLLAYHVAEMRGNDVDQPRNLAKSVTVE; from the coding sequence ATGTGCGGGATTGTTGGCTACGTCGGTGACAAGGAATCTGCTCCCATCCTGGTGTCGGGCCTGAAGAAGCTCGAGTACCGGGGCTACGACTCCGCGGGCGTCGCGGTGGTCGGCGGCAACCAGCTCAACGTGGTGCGCGCGACGGGCAAGCTGCGCAACCTGGAGAACCGCGTGGTGCAGGACCTGCCCAGGGGCACCACGGGCATCGGCCACACGCGCTGGGCCACGCACGGCCGTCCCTCCGACGAGAACGCCCACCCGCACACGTACAAGAACGTCGCGGTGGTGCACAACGGCATCATCGAGAACCACCTGGCGCTCAAGGCGGAGCTGCGCGCGCGCGGCCACGTCTTCTCCTCGGAGACGGACTCTGAAGTCTTCGCGCACCTCATCTCCGCGGAGGTGGAGCGCGGCGTGGACCTGCCGGACGCGGTGCGCGCGGCCATCAAGCAGGTGAAGGGCACCTACGGCCTGGTGGTGGTGTGCTCCAACGACCCGGGCCGCATCGTGTGCACGAAGGACGCGTCGCCCATGGTGCTGGGCCTGGGCCAGGGCCAGAACTTCATCGCCAGCGATGTGCCCGCGCTGCTCGAGCACACGCGTGACTTCGTCTACATGGAGGAGGGCGACCTGGCGGTCGTCACCGCGGCGAAGGTCGATATCTTCAACCGCGAGGGCAAGCTGGTGAACCGCCCCACGCGCCGCATCGACTGGACGCCGATGATGGCGGAGAAGGGCGGCTACAAGCACTTCATGCACAAGGAGATCCACGAGCAGCCCCGCGCCATCGCGGACACGCTGCGCGGCCGGATGCTCCTCACCGAAGGCGACGTCCACTTCGAGACCTGGAACCTCACGCAGGAGCAGGTCCAGACCTTCACCAAGGTCACCATCCTGGCCTGCGGCACGTCCTGGCACTCGGGCGTGGCCGGCAAGCACATGATTGAATCCCTGGCGCGGCTGCCGGTGGAGGTGGAGCTCGCCAGCGAGTTCCGCTACCGCGACCCCATCGTGGAGAAGAGCCACCTGGTCATCGCCATCAGCCAGTCCGGCGAGACGGCGGACACGCTCGCGGCCTTCAAGGAGGCCAAGCGGCTGGGCGCGCACACCATGGCCATCTGCAACGTCATCGGCAGCGCGATGACGCGCGAGGCGAACCTGCACGTCCTCACCAACGCGGGCCCTGAGATTGGCGTCGCGTCCACCAAGGCGTTCACCACGCAGCTCGTGACGCTGTACCTGCTGGCGGTGAAGCTGGGCCGCATGCGCGGCACGCTGTCCGTGGAGGGCGCGCAGGAGCACCTGACGCACCTGACCCAGGTGCCGAAGATGATTGAAGAGGTCCTCAAGTGCGAGCCGCAGGTGAAGCGCGTGGCGCGCGAGTTCATGAACGCGCAGGACTTCCTCTTCCTCGGCCGCGGCCCCATGCACCCGGTGGCGCTGGAGGGCGCGCTCAAGCTGAAGGAGATCTCCTACATCCACGCGGAGGGCTACGCGGGCGGTGAGATGAAGCACGGCCCCATCGCGCTCATCGACGAGAAGATGCCCGTCGTGGTCATCGCGCCGAAGCAGCCGCACATCGCCTACGAGAAGATCATCGGCAACATCGAGGAGGTCCGCGCGCGCGGCGGCAAGGTCATCGCCATCCTCGACGAGGACGACAACCAGGCGGACACCCTGGCCGACCACGTCATCCGCATCCCCGCCGCCTGCGCGCTGCTCGCGCCGGTGGTGGCCACCATCCCGCTCCAACTGCTCGCGTACCACGTGGCGGAGATGCGCGGGAACGACGTGGACCAGCCGCGCAACCTGGCCAAGAGCGTGACCGTCGAGTAG
- a CDS encoding DUF3106 domain-containing protein has protein sequence MLGRMTAGVLAVALLFGMPARAANAPAPTAAERFEKLSPEQKEALRAKLREFKALSPDEQARVRANLQRWRQLPPEERDRLKTNLRDFQKLSPQERQAVREQVRELRGLTPERRAELRGRMRAYLKEHPERREQMLENMRRWRRMSQEQRQEARERLRERRRDK, from the coding sequence ATGCTGGGAAGGATGACCGCCGGCGTGCTGGCGGTGGCGCTGCTCTTCGGCATGCCCGCCCGCGCCGCCAACGCCCCCGCGCCCACCGCCGCGGAGCGCTTCGAGAAGCTTTCGCCGGAGCAGAAGGAGGCCCTGCGCGCGAAGCTGCGCGAGTTCAAGGCCCTGTCCCCGGACGAGCAGGCCCGCGTGCGCGCGAACCTCCAGCGCTGGCGGCAGCTGCCCCCGGAGGAGCGCGACCGGCTGAAGACCAACCTGCGCGACTTCCAGAAGCTGTCGCCCCAGGAGCGGCAGGCGGTGCGTGAGCAGGTGCGCGAGCTGCGCGGCCTCACCCCGGAGCGCCGCGCGGAGCTGCGGGGCCGGATGCGCGCCTATCTCAAGGAACACCCGGAGCGCCGCGAGCAGATGCTGGAGAACATGCGCCGCTGGCGGCGGATGTCCCAGGAGCAGCGACAGGAGGCACGCGAGCGGCTGCGCGAAAGGCGGCGCGACAAGTGA
- a CDS encoding response regulator — MSNFILVVDDDASHRTLICDALQEMGYATIEAKNGREALDLLEDDIPGAVLLDLRMPVMSGWGLLDALKKMPRARNLPIIIISGYGFEWEAELVGAAGYISKPVDLDKVRTTVQQIVGPPEVAMVH; from the coding sequence ATGTCGAACTTCATCCTGGTCGTCGACGACGACGCGAGTCACCGCACGCTCATCTGCGATGCCCTCCAGGAGATGGGCTATGCCACCATCGAGGCCAAGAACGGCCGTGAGGCGCTGGATCTGTTGGAGGACGACATCCCGGGCGCAGTGCTCCTGGACCTGCGCATGCCCGTCATGAGCGGCTGGGGCCTGCTGGACGCGCTCAAGAAGATGCCCCGGGCGCGCAACCTGCCCATCATCATCATCTCCGGCTACGGCTTCGAGTGGGAGGCGGAGCTGGTGGGCGCCGCCGGCTACATCTCCAAGCCGGTGGACCTGGACAAGGTGCGCACCACCGTGCAGCAGATCGTCGGGCCGCCGGAGGTGGCCATGGTGCACTGA
- a CDS encoding TatD family hydrolase translates to MAEPLPLFDAHLHPEALTDQDLESMRFFGVERALVVAHHFPEPTAKALRQHFDQLVEKQLPRLERLGIRAWAALGVHPRCIPRRGLSEVLSHLPDYFEGGRVVALGETGLHAGGEEEEEAFLEQLALARQLKLRVVVHTPLKDKERHTRRILTLLRQSGLAPSRALVDHANARTVRTILEVGHWAGLTLHPEALQADRAVALVRRLGSERLVLDSDAGDGAGDILGLARTANLLGKAKLSERIVRRVTRDNAARFFQIHD, encoded by the coding sequence GTGGCCGAGCCGCTCCCGCTCTTCGATGCGCACCTCCACCCGGAGGCCCTGACGGACCAGGACCTGGAGTCCATGCGCTTCTTCGGCGTGGAGCGGGCCCTGGTGGTGGCGCACCACTTCCCGGAGCCCACGGCCAAGGCGCTGCGCCAGCACTTCGACCAGCTGGTGGAGAAGCAGCTGCCGCGCCTGGAGCGGCTGGGCATCCGCGCCTGGGCCGCCCTGGGCGTGCACCCGCGCTGCATCCCGCGCCGGGGCCTGTCGGAGGTCCTGAGCCACCTGCCGGACTACTTCGAGGGCGGCCGGGTGGTGGCCCTGGGAGAGACGGGCCTGCACGCGGGCGGCGAGGAGGAGGAAGAGGCCTTCCTGGAGCAGCTGGCCCTGGCCCGTCAGCTCAAGCTGCGCGTGGTGGTGCACACGCCGCTCAAGGACAAGGAGCGCCACACGCGGCGCATCCTCACGCTCCTGCGCCAGTCGGGGCTCGCGCCCTCGCGCGCGCTGGTGGACCACGCCAACGCGCGCACCGTGCGGACCATCCTGGAGGTGGGCCACTGGGCCGGCCTCACCCTGCACCCGGAGGCCCTCCAGGCGGACCGGGCGGTGGCCCTGGTGCGGCGGCTGGGCAGCGAGCGGCTGGTGCTGGACTCGGACGCGGGCGACGGCGCGGGGGACATCCTGGGGCTCGCGCGCACGGCGAACCTCCTGGGCAAGGCGAAGCTGTCCGAGCGCATCGTCCGGCGGGTCACCCGGGACAACGCCGCCCGCTTCTTCCAGATCCACGACTGA
- a CDS encoding RNA polymerase sigma factor — MDWDPDTQAMLKVAAGDKQAFAWLFDRHHASVARFAFRFVGDAARAEELTQDIFVKLYRHARSYKPTAKFKTFLFRVATNHCLNEMRRGEYRVARLTAEAPAEEDVGAMRMPGPDGDRPDQALSGRELEAAVGLALKDLSDRERAAFTMCRFEGMAYRDIAEALEASEAAVKSLIHRATLAVARRIEALQAGTVPARSRA; from the coding sequence ATGGATTGGGACCCGGACACGCAGGCGATGCTGAAGGTGGCGGCGGGCGACAAGCAGGCCTTCGCCTGGCTCTTCGACCGGCACCACGCGAGCGTGGCGCGCTTCGCGTTCCGCTTCGTGGGGGACGCGGCGCGGGCGGAGGAGCTCACGCAGGACATCTTCGTGAAGCTCTACCGCCACGCGCGCTCCTACAAGCCCACGGCGAAGTTCAAGACGTTCCTCTTCCGGGTGGCGACGAACCATTGCCTCAACGAGATGCGGCGCGGCGAGTACCGCGTGGCGCGCCTCACGGCGGAGGCCCCGGCGGAGGAAGACGTGGGGGCGATGCGGATGCCAGGGCCCGACGGAGACAGGCCCGACCAGGCGTTGAGCGGCCGCGAACTGGAAGCGGCGGTGGGCCTGGCCTTGAAGGATTTGAGCGACCGCGAACGGGCCGCGTTCACCATGTGCCGCTTCGAGGGCATGGCGTACCGGGACATCGCCGAGGCGCTGGAGGCGAGCGAGGCCGCCGTGAAGAGCCTCATCCACCGGGCCACCCTGGCGGTGGCGCGCAGGATTGAAGCGTTGCAGGCGGGCACCGTGCCCGCGAGGAGTCGGGCATGA
- a CDS encoding ABC transporter ATP-binding protein, whose product MTPPSSEPAGSELAIDAHGLVKRFGTFTALDGLELQIPRGAFYAFLGPNGAGKSTSIALLTGVYGPDQGTIRMLGVDAVAKPLEVKQRVGVVPEELSLFERLTGRQYLTFCARMYGLDGAQAASRAVELLELTELTYKAGALVAEYSKGMRRRLAIAAALIHAPELVLLDEPFEGIDVLAAGVIRELLRELSRRGVTLLLTTHVLEIAERLATHAGVIRGGRMLDQGPVEQLRQRHGVSSLEAVFEKLIAVPAARNAKLSFYGEPAPNVVPLRRESA is encoded by the coding sequence ATGACGCCCCCCTCTTCAGAACCGGCCGGCTCCGAGCTGGCCATCGACGCTCACGGCCTCGTCAAGCGCTTCGGTACCTTCACCGCGCTGGACGGCCTGGAGCTTCAGATTCCACGGGGCGCCTTCTACGCGTTCCTCGGCCCCAACGGCGCCGGCAAGTCCACCTCCATCGCGTTGCTCACCGGCGTGTACGGGCCGGACCAGGGCACCATCCGCATGCTCGGCGTGGACGCCGTGGCGAAGCCCCTGGAGGTGAAGCAGCGCGTGGGCGTGGTGCCGGAGGAGCTGAGCCTCTTCGAGCGCCTCACCGGCCGCCAGTACCTCACCTTCTGCGCGCGCATGTACGGGCTGGACGGCGCCCAAGCCGCGTCGCGCGCGGTGGAGCTCCTGGAGCTGACGGAGCTCACGTACAAGGCGGGCGCGCTGGTGGCGGAGTACTCCAAGGGCATGCGCCGCAGGCTCGCCATCGCCGCGGCGCTCATCCACGCGCCGGAGCTGGTGCTGCTGGATGAGCCCTTCGAGGGCATCGACGTGCTCGCCGCGGGCGTCATCCGCGAGCTGCTTCGCGAGCTGTCCCGCCGGGGCGTGACGCTGCTGCTCACGACGCACGTGCTGGAGATCGCCGAGCGGCTGGCCACGCACGCGGGCGTCATCCGGGGCGGGCGCATGTTGGATCAGGGCCCGGTGGAGCAGCTGCGCCAGCGCCACGGCGTGTCCTCGCTGGAGGCGGTGTTCGAGAAGCTGATCGCCGTGCCCGCCGCGCGCAACGCGAAGCTGTCGTTCTACGGTGAGCCCGCGCCGAACGTGGTGCCGCTGCGCCGGGAGTCCGCGTGA